The Callospermophilus lateralis isolate mCalLat2 chromosome 18, mCalLat2.hap1, whole genome shotgun sequence nucleotide sequence CAGGGTAAGCCTATCCCTGACCATCTGCCCCACCCTCCCTacttgagcccaggagctggTTATCACAGGTAAATTACCCTGATGCCCTTTGTCTTACACCCTTCTGCCACTCCCAAAGCCCTCTTTCTCTGGGATGCAGCATCACAGTAGTGAGAGGTATCTCTGGCAGAATACCTtgcaaaggagaaaacagaagctCAGAGAGGTACAGTGATTCATCAAAGGTCACCCAGAAGGGCTCTTCACAATCCTCAGGGGTTAATTCAATGTATGAATAATTTTGTCTTCTTTTCATGCTTCTCCTGGGAGACATCTTGCTTCCATCAAGCCCGGCTGCCATTCCCTGACACAGTTCTAGAATAGCTCCAAGTTCTTAACTTGGTGACCTCCAGAAAGATACTGAACTATATTCTGTGCCTggctttcctcatttgtaaaacggGGATAATCTAATTCAAAattgttatgaagattaaataacTGATCACACATATAGCTTATGGAGCAGGGACCCAACATCTAGCAGTAGTTCAGTAATGCTTGCTGCTAATCACGTTATCTTCATCATTTCTATGATTAATATTGATGTTTTCACAAGTTTGTGCAGCCAAAGGCAGGCCCTGATCATGTTGTGGGCACCTAACTCCAATCCTGCCCTTTTTCTACAGATTCTGGAGGCTCCGTCTTTTTCTATGAGTTCCAGCATCCACCCAGTTCTTTTGTGAAGATCAAACCAGCCTGGGTCAAGGCTGACCATGGAGCTGAGAGTGCCTTCATGTTTGGGGGTCCTTTCCTCATGGATGAGCGCTCTCTCCTAGGTACgggcagacagacagacagacatgcaATTCCTGGGCTGCTGTGCTCCAAGGTTCCAGAGTGGGCTTGTTGGGACAGAGGTCTCCAGCCAGCTGCAGAGACCCTTGGATTCCTTCCATGTCCCTTCTGACCCTGATCCAGGTCTAATTCCCCCATCCCCCAGCCTTTCCAGAGGCCACAGAGGAAGAGAAGCAGCTGAGCCTCACCATGATGGCCCAGTGGACCCACTTCGCCCGAACAGGGTGAGTGAATGAGCatgactggctttgaacctgagatTTGGGGACTGAGACACTCAGATCTGCCCCCAAGAGGGTCAGCACAAAAGGCCTTGGTTCTCATTCATTCCTCTCTCCCAGGGACCCCAATGGCAAAGGGCTACCTGCTTGGCCCCGGTTCAGTAAGTCGGAGCAATACCTGGAGATTGGCCTGGTGCCACGAATCAGGCAAAAGCTAAAGGAGGCCCGAATGCAGTTCTGGACGGAGACGCTCCCCAGGAGGATCCAACAGTGGCACCAACAGCAGAAgagcaggaaagtctcagaggagctcTGAGGCAGGCCTGGGCCTTCTAGACTAGGACCAACCCAAAGGTTATCAAAGTTCCAGGAAGGCGGCCTCTTTTTCTGCTCCTGCCAAGACACTTTAATCTAACCTAGGCTATTCTAGGCTCATGTCCCTTAAaacagcctctccaatcaatcaGCCTCTGCAAGACTGGTGTAGCACTCTTTTGAAATGTCACCAGTCTACTTCCTGCCTCTGGGCCTTCGTACAAGTTCCTGCTTCTCCCTAATCTGTCCTGCCACTGGCTTCATGGCAATTTCCAGCACATTCTTCAAATTCTCTGGAGAACCACTTTCCCCAGGAAGCCTTTCCAGCCTTCCCCAAGCCATGTGGTCCTGAATAGGTGTTCATTAAACCACAGCCTGCCCTAGGTTCACACTGTCTATGTCTGGATCTTTGTCCCCACCAAAGATGGTCTCGGAAATTGAGGATCACCCTGACCTTAATCTGTCATCCATAACAGGATGAGGCAGGATCTAGACCCAGGAGATATTTGGAGGGTAAATGGCAGGCAGAGAATTTGTGAATGATGGTTGTTGGACTTGAACTCAGGCCCCTCAGGGGCCACAGCCATGGTCAGTCCCCCCACAGTCCTGGCCAGGAGGGTGGTTTTCAAAAGCACTTCAGGAGTGTGGAAGTCCTGGGACACCAGGGGGATCCAACCTAGTTGAGATTTTAGCCCCAGAGGCCTCCTATGAAAGCTAAGTCCCCTTCTCTCTGCCACCTGGTTTTGGCTCCTACATAACACAGAACAGAATTCAGCAGAGCAACTGGGCAAACTCACTAGACACAGTCTTCTCCAGTTACAGCCTTGACACTCAGGAGCTGGGATACAAGCTCCCAGCCCTAGTGCCTG carries:
- the Ces3 gene encoding carboxylesterase 3 isoform X11, whose protein sequence is MEQMSQEDMLAILRRFLTDSDVPPEMMFTIIDEYIDNHSDAQARRHSFQELMGDILICIPTLNFSRNLQDSGGSVFFYEFQHPPSSFVKIKPAWVKADHGAESAFMFGGPFLMDERSLLAFPEATEEEKQLSLTMMAQWTHFARTGDPNGKGLPAWPRFSKSEQYLEIGLVPRIRQKLKEARMQFWTETLPRRIQQWHQQQKSRKVSEEL